From one Sardina pilchardus chromosome 6, fSarPil1.1, whole genome shotgun sequence genomic stretch:
- the LOC134082862 gene encoding zinc finger protein 721-like isoform X2, giving the protein MIRSSGVSLKCEVCGKSFTSLTFFHKHQRLAHSEEAPAKSFLHQVCQLQKKSFECQDCGRRFSRASALQSHQLCHTDAYSDILETPAQTSNAAPPSPQKLYLSNKEQAANFAIGAMAYSQDSAEITAELNSSETDYMEETADLNVEVVSVTASDGSLLGSEDDLEQDQNPDLELVCESDADEREELPPLRTQNDAPTSAQHYKPEVDVKIVKVNFSHVGDQNIKEKGLFRSEPQQIVNFECPECGRQFESAGGLRCHRLWHRGGMGKKACVKRKISATSSVVKRHFVCDICGHKSYSMPAHNAHLGKHEERTPYKSISYQLAELKKNSFKCDECGMRFSRLSALHSHQQHHNSEKKPFACQNCDKSYSNASGLYNHRKTCYPGKIVKTKAAPEVKKEPFNPKKTLLGPKVHQCKRCGKSFWSFGALSHHKQYHPQCATVKSDTSNPVNGRPRRVSCPICGHKFRKRGSLAWHMQRHKQKKTEVHTCGECGKSYRLLTCFLKHQLVHGDAQTNPPPIKSFDFQVEQVKKNSYSCTHCGKLFSRAMALQFHMRSHGYETGFSLSKSEVREELQCPTCPNKFQNEAKLEKHKKKCGQNKDNKANQVPTTESAQKSESTMPKNVQNSSESETVSQISSEPKTVDLKYKCAVCGRSFAVVGALNFHKRIHLKTHTHLVKSKISRLSRGANLTTEQKSGKYPFTCTDCGRHFTNNSALGTHRRWHTDKKFAGFLSKEEETSVKKSVDNGPFLCNLCGKGFFYLCVLRRHQKHHPPLEDKPLEKSPTADLLPESNATPSASSLSCPECDMTFFSGTQLATHFENHHANSTVPISEKSSSPQVPSLKGPSVQSRKPTNASPSNTSQSQKNNLKLKVHQCPHCPKNFPKIRGLRAHKWQAHRKPVEPVIPAVPLKPFPCPDCEKRYSSQGALYNHRKTCKSVKVELRKAVKVEPRKALKTEPRKAVKVEPRKVVKIEPPKPLVTKVKVEETPVPRRPVELVSKCFFKCHKCGKAFPSEEQLKAHKDVAKTRPFCCALCCRGYWTEAQLQQHLSWHDEVRKRLPTELRYRLSTSVSPGLKPKPQSPHPSPEKNSPPKVKPYTAKPVAPPTPQKGHKCQHCGKSFLSPMALQQHQAQHTKTFQDQHTKTLQDQHTKTFQDQYTKTFQDQHNKTYQDQPTYHCTLCPLTFTEIRDLIDHHQECMGEKEPKDSGSDPAARGSDSLTCIECGMSFGQETELHQHYIEHARGEY; this is encoded by the coding sequence ATGATTCGCAGTAGTGGTGTCTCCCTcaagtgtgaggtgtgtggcAAGTCTTTTACCTCACTCACCTTTTTCCACAAGCATCAAAGATTGGCTCACAGTGAGGAGGCACCTGCAAAGTCTTTCCTTCATCAAGTGTGTCAGCTGCAGAAAAAGTCATTTGAATGTCAGGATTGTGGACGGCGCTTCTCCAGAGCCTCAGCTCTCCAGTCTCATCAGCTTTGCCATACAGATGCCTACAGCGACATTCTAGAAACTCCAGCTCAAACATCCAACGCAGCCCCTCCATCACCTCAAAAGCTGTACTTGTCCAACAAAGAGCAAGCGGCAAACTTTGCTATTGGGGCAATGGCTTATTCGCAAGATAGTGCAGAGATTACAGCTGAACTCAACAGCAGTGAGACAGATTACATGGAAGAGACTGCAGACTTGAATGTAGAGGTTGTTAGTGTAACTGCATCAGACGGCTCACTGTTAGGAAGTGAGGACGACCTAGAACAGGACCAGAATCCTGACCTGGAATTGGTGTGTGAATCTGATGCTGATGAAAGGGAGGAGTTGCCTCCTCTTAGAACACAGAATGATGCACCTACATCAGCACAGCATTACAAACCTGAGGTTGATGTGAAAATTGTGAAGGTCAACTTTAGTCATGTTGGTGACCAAAATATAAAGGAAAAAGGTTTGTTCAGAAGTGAACCACAACAGATTGTGAACTTTGAGTGTCCAGAGTGTGGCAGACAGTTTGAAAGTGCCGGTGGCCTGCGTTGTCATAGGCTATGGCACAGAGGCGGAATGGGTAAAAAAGCATGCGTTAAGAGGAAGATTTCTGCCACTAGTTCTGTAGTGAAGCGCCACTTTGTCTGTGATATCTGCGGCCATAAAAGTTACTCAATGCCTGCACATAATGCCCACTTGGGGAAACACGAAGAGAGAACCCCTTACAAATCAATCTCATACCAGCTTGCAGAGCTTAAAAAGAACAGCTTTAAATGTGATGAATGTGGAATGCGCTTTTCCCGACTCTCTGCCCTGCACTCCCATCAGCAGCATCATAACAGTGAAAAGAAACCATTTGCATGCCAGAACTGTGACAAGAGCTACTCCAATGCCAGTGGTCTTTACAACCATAGAAAGACGTGTTACCCTGGAAAAATTGTTAAGACCAAGGCAGCACCTGAGGTGAAGAAAGAGCCTTTTAACCCAAAGAAAACTCTTCTCGGCCCAAAGGTTCACCAGTGTAAGCGATGTGGCAAGAGCTTTTGGTCTTTTGGAGCCTTGTCTCATCACAAGCAGTACCACCCACAGTGTGCAACTGTGAAATCTGACACCAGTAACCCTGTTAATGGCCGTCCCCGTCGTGTTTCATGTCCTATTTGTGGGCATAAGTTTCGGAAAAGAGGTAGTCTGGCATGGCATATGCAGCGACATAAACAGAAGAAGACGGAGGTACACACCTGTGGAGAATGTGGCAAGTCTTATCGCTTACTCACCTGTTTCCTGAAACACCAGCTTGTACATGGGGACGCCCAAACCAATCCTCCACCAATCAAGTCATTTGATTTTCAGGTAGAACAAGTGAAAAAGAATTCATACAGCTGCACACACTGTGGGAAACTCTTCTCCCGTGCAATGGCTCTCCAGTTCCACATGAGAAGTCATGGGTACGAGACGGGCTTTTCTTTATCAAAATCTGAAGTTAGAGAAGAGCTGCAATGCCCAACCTGTCCTAATAAATTTCAAAATGAGGCAAAAttagaaaaacacaaaaagaaatgtGGACAAAATAAAGACAACAAGGCCAATCAGGTGCCGACCACAGAAAGTGCACAGAAGTCAGAGTCCACTATGCCCAAAAATGTACAGAATTCATCTGAATCTGAGACTGTTTCCCAGATTTCCTCAGAACCAAAAACGGTTGATCTGAAATATAAATGTGCTGTCTGTGGGAGAAGCTTTGCTGTCGTAGGAGCACTTAATTTTCATAAAAGAATCCATCTTAAGACTCACACTCACCTGGTCAAATCAAAGATTTCCAGACTTAGTCGAGGGGCAAACTTGACCACAGAACAGAAATCTGGCAAATATCCATTTACTTGCACTGACTGTGGTAGACATTTTACTAATAATTCTGCTTTAGGGACTCACAGGCGATGGCACACTGATAAAAAATTTGCTGGATTTTTGTCAAAAGAGGAGGAAACTTCAGTTAAAAAGTCTGTTGACAATGGGCCCTTTCTTTGTAATCTCTGTGGCAAGGGATTCTTCTATTTGTGTGTTCTACGACGGCATCAAAAACACCACCCCCCACTCGAAGACAAGCCATTAGAGAAGTCTCCAACAGCAGATCTGCTCCCTGAGTCAAATGCTACGCCTTCAGCAAGCTCTTTATCTTGTCCAGAATGTGACATGACCTTTTTTAGTGGCACACAGTTGGCAACGCATTTTGAGAATCACCATGCCAACTCAACAGTGCCCATTTCTGAAAAATCATCATCCCCCCAAGTCCCTTCCCTTAAAGGTCCATCCGTTCAATCTCGCAAGCCAACCAATGCCAGTCCATCAAATACCTCTCAATCACAAAAGAACaacttgaaactgaaagttcATCAGTGTCCCCACTGCCCAAAGAATTTCCCTAAAATCAGAGGACTGAGAGCACACAAATGGCAAGCGCACAGGAAACCAGTTGAGCCCGTTATACCCGCTGTGCCCCTGAAGCCCTTCCCGTGCCCTGATTGTGAAAAACGGTACAGTTCTCAGGGAGCCCTTTACAATCACCGAAAGACGTGCAAGTCCGTGAAGGTTGAGCTCCGCAAAGCGGTGAAGGTTGAACCTCGCAAAGCACTAAAGACTGAACCCCGCAAAGCAGTAAAGGTTGAGCCTCGCAAAGTTGTAAAGATTGAGCCCCCCAAACCCCTAGTCACAAAAGTGAAAGTGGAAGAAACTCCTGTTCCACGCAGACCTGTAGAGCTGGTTAGTAAGTGCTTCTTCAAGTGCCACAAGTGCGGAAAGGCTTTCCCTAGTGAGGAGCAGCTGAAGGCGCATAAGGACGTAGCAAAGACACGGCCTTTTTGCTGCGCCCTCTGTTGCCGGGGCTACTGGACAGaggcccagctgcagcagcacctcTCCTGGCACGATGAGGTCCGTAAACGACTGCCCACTGAACTAAGATACAGACTCAGTACCTCAGTCTCGCCTGGGCTCAAGCCCAAACCTCAGTCCCCTCATCCTAGCCCAGAGAAGAACTCGCCGCCCAAAGTCAAGCCGTACACCGCTAAACCTGTTGCACCTCCTACCCCTCAAAAGGGCCACAAGTGTCAGCACTGTGGCAAGTCTTTCCTGTCTCCCATGGCCTTGCAGCAGCACCAGGCTCAGCATACTAAGACTTTCCAAGATCAGCATACTAAGACTCTCCAGGATCAGCATACTAAGACTTTCCAGGATCAATATACTAAGACTTTCCAGGATCAGCA
- the LOC134082862 gene encoding zinc finger protein 850-like isoform X1, with the protein MAAVYEKGGTLQGNIVVLSKENEEGTCNAGVSSNPNQIKAEDLGAFVDSRLSGPATSENHAEMDGMNAMPSIIIKEERIEDEEYMQINLSDVGEESETAADNGSESTQEENVDGEWQLRCVDCGETFGDKEIYLEHRRAHTHDGPIVCLDSDSQFDDLLVSQDGGRRTLCCALCGRKFSSSRGFFSHQLKHRNQSLRHGHENSFGQPGAKQRFYECQDCGKTYCTIGQYLNHQRSHKQASKSVFHQLADLKKKSFQCPTCDRSYSRASALDAHRRCHEVKLIKPRPGAAGKAPVAQEPANENEGSDQAAETVDESQKATDERQKTPTPYACECGRSFRTLCGLSTHQRFSSVCNPTVVKVIKQESKLPFKCSQCEKQFVSPVALACHERWHRRRDMIRSSGVSLKCEVCGKSFTSLTFFHKHQRLAHSEEAPAKSFLHQVCQLQKKSFECQDCGRRFSRASALQSHQLCHTDAYSDILETPAQTSNAAPPSPQKLYLSNKEQAANFAIGAMAYSQDSAEITAELNSSETDYMEETADLNVEVVSVTASDGSLLGSEDDLEQDQNPDLELVCESDADEREELPPLRTQNDAPTSAQHYKPEVDVKIVKVNFSHVGDQNIKEKGLFRSEPQQIVNFECPECGRQFESAGGLRCHRLWHRGGMGKKACVKRKISATSSVVKRHFVCDICGHKSYSMPAHNAHLGKHEERTPYKSISYQLAELKKNSFKCDECGMRFSRLSALHSHQQHHNSEKKPFACQNCDKSYSNASGLYNHRKTCYPGKIVKTKAAPEVKKEPFNPKKTLLGPKVHQCKRCGKSFWSFGALSHHKQYHPQCATVKSDTSNPVNGRPRRVSCPICGHKFRKRGSLAWHMQRHKQKKTEVHTCGECGKSYRLLTCFLKHQLVHGDAQTNPPPIKSFDFQVEQVKKNSYSCTHCGKLFSRAMALQFHMRSHGYETGFSLSKSEVREELQCPTCPNKFQNEAKLEKHKKKCGQNKDNKANQVPTTESAQKSESTMPKNVQNSSESETVSQISSEPKTVDLKYKCAVCGRSFAVVGALNFHKRIHLKTHTHLVKSKISRLSRGANLTTEQKSGKYPFTCTDCGRHFTNNSALGTHRRWHTDKKFAGFLSKEEETSVKKSVDNGPFLCNLCGKGFFYLCVLRRHQKHHPPLEDKPLEKSPTADLLPESNATPSASSLSCPECDMTFFSGTQLATHFENHHANSTVPISEKSSSPQVPSLKGPSVQSRKPTNASPSNTSQSQKNNLKLKVHQCPHCPKNFPKIRGLRAHKWQAHRKPVEPVIPAVPLKPFPCPDCEKRYSSQGALYNHRKTCKSVKVELRKAVKVEPRKALKTEPRKAVKVEPRKVVKIEPPKPLVTKVKVEETPVPRRPVELVSKCFFKCHKCGKAFPSEEQLKAHKDVAKTRPFCCALCCRGYWTEAQLQQHLSWHDEVRKRLPTELRYRLSTSVSPGLKPKPQSPHPSPEKNSPPKVKPYTAKPVAPPTPQKGHKCQHCGKSFLSPMALQQHQAQHTKTFQDQHTKTLQDQHTKTFQDQYTKTFQDQHNKTYQDQPTYHCTLCPLTFTEIRDLIDHHQECMGEKEPKDSGSDPAARGSDSLTCIECGMSFGQETELHQHYIEHARGEY; encoded by the exons ATGGCTGCTGTTTACGAAAAAGGTGGCACATTGCAAGGAAATATTGTTGTACTTTCAAAAGAAAACGAAGAGGGTACCTGTAATGCTGGAGTATCCAGCAATCCCAACCAAATTAAAGCAGAAGACCTAGGTGCATTCGTAGACTCAAGGCTTAGTGGCCCAGCTACATCTGAGAACCACGCCGAGATGGATGGGATGAACGCCATGCCATCCATTATAATAAAAGAAGAGCGGATCGAGGATGAAGAATATATGCAGATTAACTTAAGTGATGTTGGTGAAGAGTCGGAGACCGCTGCTGACAACGGGAGTGAGTCCACTCAAGAAGAAAATGTTGATG GGGAGTGGCAACTCCGCTGTGTGGATTGTGGCGAGACCTTCGGGGACAAAGAGATCTACCTGGAGCACCGTCGAGCGCACACCCACGACGGCCCTATTGTGTGCCTGGACAGTGACTCTCAGTTCGACGACCTTCTTGTCTCTCAGGATGGCGGGCGGCGgactctgtgctgtgctctttGCGGGCGCAAATTTTCAAGTTCACGTGGCTTTTTCAGTCATCAACTGAAGCATCGTAATCAGTCACTGAGGCACGGTCATGAGAACAGTTTTGGACAACCTGGTGCAAAGCAAAGGTTTTATGAGTGTCAAGACTGTGGTAAGACATATTGTACCATTGGCCAGTATCTCAACCATCAACGCTCCCACAAACAGGCTTCAAAGTCTGTGTTCCATCAGTTGGCAGACCTCAAAAAGAAGTCATTTCAGTGCCCCACTTGTGACCGTTCGTACTCTCGTGCTTCAGCTCTAGATGCCCATCGCCGCTGCCATGAGGTGAAACTGATCAAACCTCGACCGGGTGCCGCAGGAAAGGCACCAGTGGCCCAGGAACCCGCAAATGAAAATGAAGGTTCCGACCAAGCTGCAGAGACGGTAGATGAAAGTCAAAAGGCAACAGATGAAAGGCAAAAAACACCCACACCATATGCTTGTGAATGTGGTCGATCTTTTCGCACTTTGTGTGGCCTGAGCACACATCAACGCTTTAGCTCTGTATGTAACCCCACTGTTGTTAAAGTGATCAAGCAGGAAAGTAAGCTGCCTTTCAAGTGCTCACAGTGTGAAAAGCAGTTTGTGAGCCCAGTGGCACTGGCATGCCATGAACGTTGGCACAGAAGGCGCGACATGATTCGCAGTAGTGGTGTCTCCCTcaagtgtgaggtgtgtggcAAGTCTTTTACCTCACTCACCTTTTTCCACAAGCATCAAAGATTGGCTCACAGTGAGGAGGCACCTGCAAAGTCTTTCCTTCATCAAGTGTGTCAGCTGCAGAAAAAGTCATTTGAATGTCAGGATTGTGGACGGCGCTTCTCCAGAGCCTCAGCTCTCCAGTCTCATCAGCTTTGCCATACAGATGCCTACAGCGACATTCTAGAAACTCCAGCTCAAACATCCAACGCAGCCCCTCCATCACCTCAAAAGCTGTACTTGTCCAACAAAGAGCAAGCGGCAAACTTTGCTATTGGGGCAATGGCTTATTCGCAAGATAGTGCAGAGATTACAGCTGAACTCAACAGCAGTGAGACAGATTACATGGAAGAGACTGCAGACTTGAATGTAGAGGTTGTTAGTGTAACTGCATCAGACGGCTCACTGTTAGGAAGTGAGGACGACCTAGAACAGGACCAGAATCCTGACCTGGAATTGGTGTGTGAATCTGATGCTGATGAAAGGGAGGAGTTGCCTCCTCTTAGAACACAGAATGATGCACCTACATCAGCACAGCATTACAAACCTGAGGTTGATGTGAAAATTGTGAAGGTCAACTTTAGTCATGTTGGTGACCAAAATATAAAGGAAAAAGGTTTGTTCAGAAGTGAACCACAACAGATTGTGAACTTTGAGTGTCCAGAGTGTGGCAGACAGTTTGAAAGTGCCGGTGGCCTGCGTTGTCATAGGCTATGGCACAGAGGCGGAATGGGTAAAAAAGCATGCGTTAAGAGGAAGATTTCTGCCACTAGTTCTGTAGTGAAGCGCCACTTTGTCTGTGATATCTGCGGCCATAAAAGTTACTCAATGCCTGCACATAATGCCCACTTGGGGAAACACGAAGAGAGAACCCCTTACAAATCAATCTCATACCAGCTTGCAGAGCTTAAAAAGAACAGCTTTAAATGTGATGAATGTGGAATGCGCTTTTCCCGACTCTCTGCCCTGCACTCCCATCAGCAGCATCATAACAGTGAAAAGAAACCATTTGCATGCCAGAACTGTGACAAGAGCTACTCCAATGCCAGTGGTCTTTACAACCATAGAAAGACGTGTTACCCTGGAAAAATTGTTAAGACCAAGGCAGCACCTGAGGTGAAGAAAGAGCCTTTTAACCCAAAGAAAACTCTTCTCGGCCCAAAGGTTCACCAGTGTAAGCGATGTGGCAAGAGCTTTTGGTCTTTTGGAGCCTTGTCTCATCACAAGCAGTACCACCCACAGTGTGCAACTGTGAAATCTGACACCAGTAACCCTGTTAATGGCCGTCCCCGTCGTGTTTCATGTCCTATTTGTGGGCATAAGTTTCGGAAAAGAGGTAGTCTGGCATGGCATATGCAGCGACATAAACAGAAGAAGACGGAGGTACACACCTGTGGAGAATGTGGCAAGTCTTATCGCTTACTCACCTGTTTCCTGAAACACCAGCTTGTACATGGGGACGCCCAAACCAATCCTCCACCAATCAAGTCATTTGATTTTCAGGTAGAACAAGTGAAAAAGAATTCATACAGCTGCACACACTGTGGGAAACTCTTCTCCCGTGCAATGGCTCTCCAGTTCCACATGAGAAGTCATGGGTACGAGACGGGCTTTTCTTTATCAAAATCTGAAGTTAGAGAAGAGCTGCAATGCCCAACCTGTCCTAATAAATTTCAAAATGAGGCAAAAttagaaaaacacaaaaagaaatgtGGACAAAATAAAGACAACAAGGCCAATCAGGTGCCGACCACAGAAAGTGCACAGAAGTCAGAGTCCACTATGCCCAAAAATGTACAGAATTCATCTGAATCTGAGACTGTTTCCCAGATTTCCTCAGAACCAAAAACGGTTGATCTGAAATATAAATGTGCTGTCTGTGGGAGAAGCTTTGCTGTCGTAGGAGCACTTAATTTTCATAAAAGAATCCATCTTAAGACTCACACTCACCTGGTCAAATCAAAGATTTCCAGACTTAGTCGAGGGGCAAACTTGACCACAGAACAGAAATCTGGCAAATATCCATTTACTTGCACTGACTGTGGTAGACATTTTACTAATAATTCTGCTTTAGGGACTCACAGGCGATGGCACACTGATAAAAAATTTGCTGGATTTTTGTCAAAAGAGGAGGAAACTTCAGTTAAAAAGTCTGTTGACAATGGGCCCTTTCTTTGTAATCTCTGTGGCAAGGGATTCTTCTATTTGTGTGTTCTACGACGGCATCAAAAACACCACCCCCCACTCGAAGACAAGCCATTAGAGAAGTCTCCAACAGCAGATCTGCTCCCTGAGTCAAATGCTACGCCTTCAGCAAGCTCTTTATCTTGTCCAGAATGTGACATGACCTTTTTTAGTGGCACACAGTTGGCAACGCATTTTGAGAATCACCATGCCAACTCAACAGTGCCCATTTCTGAAAAATCATCATCCCCCCAAGTCCCTTCCCTTAAAGGTCCATCCGTTCAATCTCGCAAGCCAACCAATGCCAGTCCATCAAATACCTCTCAATCACAAAAGAACaacttgaaactgaaagttcATCAGTGTCCCCACTGCCCAAAGAATTTCCCTAAAATCAGAGGACTGAGAGCACACAAATGGCAAGCGCACAGGAAACCAGTTGAGCCCGTTATACCCGCTGTGCCCCTGAAGCCCTTCCCGTGCCCTGATTGTGAAAAACGGTACAGTTCTCAGGGAGCCCTTTACAATCACCGAAAGACGTGCAAGTCCGTGAAGGTTGAGCTCCGCAAAGCGGTGAAGGTTGAACCTCGCAAAGCACTAAAGACTGAACCCCGCAAAGCAGTAAAGGTTGAGCCTCGCAAAGTTGTAAAGATTGAGCCCCCCAAACCCCTAGTCACAAAAGTGAAAGTGGAAGAAACTCCTGTTCCACGCAGACCTGTAGAGCTGGTTAGTAAGTGCTTCTTCAAGTGCCACAAGTGCGGAAAGGCTTTCCCTAGTGAGGAGCAGCTGAAGGCGCATAAGGACGTAGCAAAGACACGGCCTTTTTGCTGCGCCCTCTGTTGCCGGGGCTACTGGACAGaggcccagctgcagcagcacctcTCCTGGCACGATGAGGTCCGTAAACGACTGCCCACTGAACTAAGATACAGACTCAGTACCTCAGTCTCGCCTGGGCTCAAGCCCAAACCTCAGTCCCCTCATCCTAGCCCAGAGAAGAACTCGCCGCCCAAAGTCAAGCCGTACACCGCTAAACCTGTTGCACCTCCTACCCCTCAAAAGGGCCACAAGTGTCAGCACTGTGGCAAGTCTTTCCTGTCTCCCATGGCCTTGCAGCAGCACCAGGCTCAGCATACTAAGACTTTCCAAGATCAGCATACTAAGACTCTCCAGGATCAGCATACTAAGACTTTCCAGGATCAATATACTAAGACTTTCCAGGATCAGCA